The Pseudochaenichthys georgianus chromosome 8, fPseGeo1.2, whole genome shotgun sequence genome has a segment encoding these proteins:
- the mapk8ip3 gene encoding C-Jun-amino-terminal kinase-interacting protein 3 isoform X11, producing MMELQIDEVVYQDDYGSGSVMSERVSGLANSIYREFERLIRSYDEEVVKELMPLVVNVLENLDGVLTENQEHEVELELLKEDNEQLITQYEREKALRKQAEEKFIEFEDALEAEKKDLQVQVEFLELQSKQQELKSKNYSDQIVRLEERESDMKKEYNALHQRHTEMIQTYVEHIERSKMQQVGSNSQSEGTGCGRTQRHTWRKSSKAERPPSLSLYPSGEGMEDGSESDSVAATPSSTGSKSNTPTSTVPSATVTPINEGFVPQAEFDAMRAGNRRKGAKRLSRNMEVQVSQETRNVSIGMGSSDEWSEFQEIIDSTPELDMCVDPRVYGGGNSPSQGIVNEAFGINTDSLYHEIKDAKSDIIGDVDAGAELLGEFSVRDDFFGMGKEVENLLTENKQLLETKNALNIVKNDLIAKVDELSGEHEVLREELEALRQSKNKVEARVKELEEELRRLRAEALGASRDSKDEAGDDFSSPMQDGDVTMTQRRRFTRVEMARVLMERNQYKERLMELQEAVRWTEMIRASRESPQMSEKKKSTIWQFFARLFSTSSSPPPVKRPYYSVNIHYKSPSPASFSQRRSHTMCQISTSNRTLEFFPEELASNGVASLLSDSALLARREQRREQYRQVREHMRRDDGIMQACGWSVPSRFKQPGALPETAQDSPLKRQQLPTEKEDNRMKNVPVPVYCRPLVEKDPNRKLWCAAGVDLTGWRASCQESELAKAPSGGSDPLHAEENGGGRKSSHTSPEKRMSKELQETDTMSSRVWILTSTHSASKVVIIDANQPGSLVDQFNVCNAHVLCISSVPAASENDYPPGEIVLDPGDGGVGGAGDDSGSVEGMLAGITLVGCATNCSVARSNCSSRTDTPIMDKGQAPTTPPMNGKIHPAQSAEEATEATEVPESTASHGELRSGPPGPFTEHVFTDPPPRLSDASDRSSGQSKEESSQPSESEDGGEDTGNYTSVAPTMWLGAQNGWLYVHSAVGNWKKCLHSIKLKDSVLSLVHVKGRVLVALADGTLAIFHRSEDGQWDLSNYHLMDLGRPHHSIRCMAVVHDKVWCGYKNKIHVIQPKSMQIEKSFDAHPRRESQVRQLAWIGDGVWVSIRLDSTLRLYHAHTHQHLQDVDIEPYVSKMLGTGKLGFSFVRITALLIGGNRLWVGTGNGVIISIPLTETNKVSPTSSSGVIHVYGDDGSEKSSGSFIPYCSMAQAQLCFHGHRDAVKFFVSVPGNVLATLNGSVLDSPSEGQGSTAPAEMETQSLHNVLVLSGGEGYIDFRIGDGEDDETEEGDAAVAVATGASQVKPALCKAERSHIIVWQVSYIPE from the exons ATGATGGAGCTACAGATAGACGAGGTGGTGTACCAGGACGACTACGGCTCCGGGTCCGTGATGTCGGAACGGGTGTCGGGCCTGGCCAACAGCATCTACCGGGAGTTTGAGAGGTTGATCCGCAGCTATGACGAGGAGGTGGTGAAGGAGCTGATGCCGCTGGTGGTGAACGTCCTGGAGAACCTGGACGGGGTGCTGACGGAGAACCAGGAGCATGAGGTGGAGCTGGAGCTGCTGAAGGAGGACAATGAGCAGCTCATCACCCAGTACGAGAGGGAGAAAGCGCTGAGGAAACAGGCGGAGGAG AAATTCATTGAATTTGAGGATGCGTTGGAAGCGGAGAAGAAGGATCTacaggtgcaggtggagtttCTGGAGCTGCAGTCCAAACAGCAGGAGCTCAAATCAAAGAACTACTCCGACCAGA TCGTGCGGTTGGAGGAGCGAGAATCAGACATGAAGAAAGAGTACAACGCTCTGCACCAGCGCCACACTGAG ATGATCCAGACATACGTCGAGCACATAGAGCGGTCCAAAATGCAGCAGGTGGGGagcaacagccaatcagaaggcACGGGCTGTGGACGAAC TCAACGCCACACATGGAGGAAAAG CAGCAAAGCGGAGCGCCCGCCTTCATTGAGCCTGTACCCCAGCGGCGAGGGAATG GAGGACGGATCAGAGTCCGACTCGGTGGCAGCGACACCCAGCAGCACCGGGAGCAAGTCCAACACCCCCACCTCCACCGTCCCCTCGGCCACCGTCACCCCCATCAACGAGGGCTTCGTTCCGCAGGCGGAGTTCGATGCGATGCGAGCTGGGAACCGCAGGAAAGGTGCGAAGCGGCTCAGCAGGAACATGGAGGTGCAGGTTTCTCAGGAGACCAGGAACGTCAGCATCG GCATGGGAAGCAGCGATGAGTGGTCCGAGTTTCAGGAGATCATCGATTCGACCCCTGAGCTGGACATGTGTGTGGACCCCCGTGTGTACGGAGGAGGAAACAG CCCCTCCCAGGGCATCGTGAACGAGGCCTTCGGCATCAACACCGACTCTCTCTACCACGAGATCAAAGACGCCAAATCAGACATCATCGGAGACGTAGACGCAGGCGCCGAGCTGCTAG GCGAGTTCTCAG TCCGCGATGATTTCTTCG GGATGGGTAAAGAGGTGGAAAACCTGCTGACAGAGAACAAACAGCTCCTAGAGACCAA AAATGCTCTCAACATTGTGAAAAATGACCTTATTGCCAAAGTGGACGAGCTGTCGGGGGAGCATGAGGTGCTGAGGGAGGAGTTGGAGGCTCTGCGGCAGTCCAAGAACAAAGTGGAGGCCAGAGtcaaggagctggaggaggagctCAGGAG GTTAAGAGCAGAGGCTCTCGGTGCGTCTCGGGACTCAAAGGACGAAGCAGGCGATGAC TTTTCATCGCCCATGCAGGACGGAGACGTGACGATGACGCAGCGGCGGAGGTTCACCCGGGTGGAGATGGCCCGAGTTCTGATGGAGAGGAACCAGTACAAAGAGAGGCTGATGGAGCTGCAGGAGGCCGTGCGGTGGACCGAGATGATCAG GGCGTCCAGAGAAAGTCCTCAAATGTCAGAGAAAAAGAAGTCCACCATCTGGCAGTT CTTCGCCCGTCTCTTCAGCACGTCGTCCAGCCCTCCGCCCGTCAAGCGGCCGTACTACAGCGTCAACATCCACTACAAGTCTCCCTCGCCCGCCAGCTTCTCTCAGCGCCGCAGCCACACCATGTGCCAGATCTCCACCTCCAACCGCACTCTGGAGTTCTTCCCCGAAGA ACTGGCCAGTAACGGTGTTGCGTCTCTCCTCAGCGACTCGGCACTGTTGGCCCGCCGAGAGCAGCGGCGTGAACAGTACCGGCAGGTCCGCGAGCACATGAGGCGCGACGACGGCATCATGCAGGCGTGTGGCTGGAGCGTGCCGTCTCGCTTcaaacag CCTGGAGCTCTGCCGGAAACCGCTCAGGACAGCCCGCTGAAGAGACAACAG CTGCCAACCGAGAAGGAGGACAACCGCATGAAGAACGTTCCGGTCCCGGTGTACTGCCGTCCTCTCGTAGAGAAAGACCCCAACAGGAAG tTGTGGTGTGCAGCAGGTGTGGACCTGACGGGATGGAGGGCCAGCTGCCAGGAGTCGGAGTTAGCCAAAGCTCCGTCGGGGGGCAGCGACCCTCTGCATGCTGAGGAGAACGGAGGAGGCAGGAAGAGCAGCCACACCTCCCCAGAGAAGAGGATG tCGAAGGAGCTGCAGGAGACGGACACCATGAGCAGCAGAGTGTGGATCCTCACCAGCACCCACTCTGCCAGTAAGGTGGTGATCATCGACGCCAACCAGCCCGGCTCGCTGGTCGATCAGTTCAACGTCTGCAACGCCCACGTGCTCTGCATCTCCAGCGTGCCAG CTGCCAGTGAGAACGACTACCCCCCCGGAGAGATCGTGTTGGACCCCGGTGACGGGGGGGTCGGGGGGGCGGGCGATGACTCGGGCAGCGTGGAGGGCATGCTGGCCGGCATCACGCTGGTCGGCTGCGCCACCAACTGCAGCGTTGCCCGTAGCAACTGCTCCTCACGCACTGACACGCCCATCATGGACAAAGGACAAG cccccaccaccccccccaTGAATGGTAAGATCCACCCCGCCCAGTCGGCTGAGGAGGCGACGGAGGCCACCGAGGTCCCCGAGTCCACGGCGAGCCACGGAGAGCTGAGGTCGGGACCCCCGGGACCCTTCACTGAGCACGTCTTCACCGACCCCCCGCCCCGCCTCTCAGACGCCTCGGACag GAGCTCAGGTCAATCCAAAGAGGAATCTTCCCAGCCTTCAGAGTCTGAAGACGGGGGTGAAGACACCGGGAACTACACCAGCGTGGCCCCCACCATGTGGCTCGGGGCCCAGAACGGCTG GCTCTACGTCCACTCAGCGGTTGGAAACTGGAAGAAGTGCCTCCACTCCATCAAACTCAAAGACTCTGTGCTCAGCCTGGT ACATGTGAAAGGTCGTGTGCTGGTCGCCCTCGCTGACGGGACCCTCGCCATATTCCACAGATCAGAGG ATGGCCAGTGGGATCTGTCGAACTACCACCTGATGGACCTGGGTCGGCCTCATCACTCCATCCGCTGCATGGCTGTGGTCCACGATAAGGTTTGGTGCGGATACAAGAACAAGATCCACGTCATCCAGCCCAAGAGCATGCAGATCGAG AAGTCCTTCGACGCCCACCCTCGCAGGGAGAGTCAGGTGCGGCAGCTGGCCTGGATCGGAGACGGTGTTTGGGTCTCGATCCGCCTCGACTCCACGCTGCGTCTctaccacgcacacacacaccaacacctgCAGGACGTGGACATCGAGCCGTACGTCAGCAAGATGCTGG GTACTGGCAAACTGGGCTTCTCTTTTGTCCGCATCacggcacttctgattggtggaaATCGTCTCTGGGTAGGAACTGGAAACGGCGTGATCATCTCCATCCCACTGACGGAGA CCAATAAGGTGTCTCCTACGTCGTCCAGCGGGGTGATCCATGTGTACGGAGACGACGGCTCTGAGAAAAGCTCCGGCAGCTTCATCCCGTACTGCTCCATGGCTCAAGCCCAGCTGTGTTTCCATGGACACCGCGATGCTGTCAAGTTCTTCGTCTCTGTGCCCG GTAATGTCCTGGCCACGCTGAACGGCAGCGTGCTGGACAGCCCGTCGGAGGGTCAGGGGTCAACAGCGCCTGCAGAGATGGAGACTCAGAGCCTTCACAACGTGCTGGTGCTGAGCGGAGGAGAGGGATACATCGACTTCCGCATAG GTGACGGCGAGGACGATGAGACGGAGGAAGGAGACGCTGCTGTTGCCGTGGCTACTGGAGCCTCGCAGGTCAAACCGGCTCTGTGTAAAGCTGAGCGCAGCCACATCATCGTGTGGCAGGTGTCCTACATCcctgagtga
- the mapk8ip3 gene encoding C-Jun-amino-terminal kinase-interacting protein 3 isoform X8, with product MMELQIDEVVYQDDYGSGSVMSERVSGLANSIYREFERLIRSYDEEVVKELMPLVVNVLENLDGVLTENQEHEVELELLKEDNEQLITQYEREKALRKQAEEKFIEFEDALEAEKKDLQVQVEFLELQSKQQELKSKNYSDQIVRLEERESDMKKEYNALHQRHTEMIQTYVEHIERSKMQQVGSNSQSEGTGCGRTQRHTWRKSSKAERPPSLSLYPSGEGMEDGSESDSVAATPSSTGSKSNTPTSTVPSATVTPINEGFVPQAEFDAMRAGNRRKGAKRLSRNMEVQVSQETRNVSIGMGSSDEWSEFQEIIDSTPELDMCVDPRVYGGGNSPSQGIVNEAFGINTDSLYHEIKDAKSDIIGDVDAGAELLGMGKEVENLLTENKQLLETKNALNIVKNDLIAKVDELSGEHEVLREELEALRQSKNKVEARVKELEEELRRLRAEALGASRDSKDEAGDDFSSPMQDGDVTMTQRRRFTRVEMARVLMERNQYKERLMELQEAVRWTEMIRASRESPQMSEKKKSTIWQFFARLFSTSSSPPPVKRPYYSVNIHYKSPSPASFSQRRSHTMCQISTSNRTLEFFPEELASNGVASLLSDSALLARREQRREQYRQVREHMRRDDGIMQACGWSVPSRFKQPGALPETAQDSPLKRQQLPTEKEDNRMKNVPVPVYCRPLVEKDPNRKLWCAAGVDLTGWRASCQESELAKAPSGGSDPLHAEENGGGRKSSHTSPEKRMSKELQETDTMSSRVWILTSTHSASKVVIIDANQPGSLVDQFNVCNAHVLCISSVPAASENDYPPGEIVLDPGDGGVGGAGDDSGSVEGMLAGITLVGCATNCSVARSNCSSRTDTPIMDKGQAPTTPPMNGKIHPAQSAEEATEATEVPESTASHGELRSGPPGPFTEHVFTDPPPRLSDASDRSSGQSKEESSQPSESEDGGEDTGNYTSVAPTMWLGAQNGWLYVHSAVGNWKKCLHSIKLKDSVLSLVHVKGRVLVALADGTLAIFHRSEDGQWDLSNYHLMDLGRPHHSIRCMAVVHDKVWCGYKNKIHVIQPKSMQIEKSFDAHPRRESQVRQLAWIGDGVWVSIRLDSTLRLYHAHTHQHLQDVDIEPYVSKMLGTGKLGFSFVRITALLIGGNRLWVGTGNGVIISIPLTETVVLHRGQLLGLRANKVSPTSSSGVIHVYGDDGSEKSSGSFIPYCSMAQAQLCFHGHRDAVKFFVSVPGNVLATLNGSVLDSPSEGQGSTAPAEMETQSLHNVLVLSGGEGYIDFRIGDGEDDETEEGDAAVAVATGASQVKPALCKAERSHIIVWQVSYIPE from the exons ATGATGGAGCTACAGATAGACGAGGTGGTGTACCAGGACGACTACGGCTCCGGGTCCGTGATGTCGGAACGGGTGTCGGGCCTGGCCAACAGCATCTACCGGGAGTTTGAGAGGTTGATCCGCAGCTATGACGAGGAGGTGGTGAAGGAGCTGATGCCGCTGGTGGTGAACGTCCTGGAGAACCTGGACGGGGTGCTGACGGAGAACCAGGAGCATGAGGTGGAGCTGGAGCTGCTGAAGGAGGACAATGAGCAGCTCATCACCCAGTACGAGAGGGAGAAAGCGCTGAGGAAACAGGCGGAGGAG AAATTCATTGAATTTGAGGATGCGTTGGAAGCGGAGAAGAAGGATCTacaggtgcaggtggagtttCTGGAGCTGCAGTCCAAACAGCAGGAGCTCAAATCAAAGAACTACTCCGACCAGA TCGTGCGGTTGGAGGAGCGAGAATCAGACATGAAGAAAGAGTACAACGCTCTGCACCAGCGCCACACTGAG ATGATCCAGACATACGTCGAGCACATAGAGCGGTCCAAAATGCAGCAGGTGGGGagcaacagccaatcagaaggcACGGGCTGTGGACGAAC TCAACGCCACACATGGAGGAAAAG CAGCAAAGCGGAGCGCCCGCCTTCATTGAGCCTGTACCCCAGCGGCGAGGGAATG GAGGACGGATCAGAGTCCGACTCGGTGGCAGCGACACCCAGCAGCACCGGGAGCAAGTCCAACACCCCCACCTCCACCGTCCCCTCGGCCACCGTCACCCCCATCAACGAGGGCTTCGTTCCGCAGGCGGAGTTCGATGCGATGCGAGCTGGGAACCGCAGGAAAGGTGCGAAGCGGCTCAGCAGGAACATGGAGGTGCAGGTTTCTCAGGAGACCAGGAACGTCAGCATCG GCATGGGAAGCAGCGATGAGTGGTCCGAGTTTCAGGAGATCATCGATTCGACCCCTGAGCTGGACATGTGTGTGGACCCCCGTGTGTACGGAGGAGGAAACAG CCCCTCCCAGGGCATCGTGAACGAGGCCTTCGGCATCAACACCGACTCTCTCTACCACGAGATCAAAGACGCCAAATCAGACATCATCGGAGACGTAGACGCAGGCGCCGAGCTGCTAG GGATGGGTAAAGAGGTGGAAAACCTGCTGACAGAGAACAAACAGCTCCTAGAGACCAA AAATGCTCTCAACATTGTGAAAAATGACCTTATTGCCAAAGTGGACGAGCTGTCGGGGGAGCATGAGGTGCTGAGGGAGGAGTTGGAGGCTCTGCGGCAGTCCAAGAACAAAGTGGAGGCCAGAGtcaaggagctggaggaggagctCAGGAG GTTAAGAGCAGAGGCTCTCGGTGCGTCTCGGGACTCAAAGGACGAAGCAGGCGATGAC TTTTCATCGCCCATGCAGGACGGAGACGTGACGATGACGCAGCGGCGGAGGTTCACCCGGGTGGAGATGGCCCGAGTTCTGATGGAGAGGAACCAGTACAAAGAGAGGCTGATGGAGCTGCAGGAGGCCGTGCGGTGGACCGAGATGATCAG GGCGTCCAGAGAAAGTCCTCAAATGTCAGAGAAAAAGAAGTCCACCATCTGGCAGTT CTTCGCCCGTCTCTTCAGCACGTCGTCCAGCCCTCCGCCCGTCAAGCGGCCGTACTACAGCGTCAACATCCACTACAAGTCTCCCTCGCCCGCCAGCTTCTCTCAGCGCCGCAGCCACACCATGTGCCAGATCTCCACCTCCAACCGCACTCTGGAGTTCTTCCCCGAAGA ACTGGCCAGTAACGGTGTTGCGTCTCTCCTCAGCGACTCGGCACTGTTGGCCCGCCGAGAGCAGCGGCGTGAACAGTACCGGCAGGTCCGCGAGCACATGAGGCGCGACGACGGCATCATGCAGGCGTGTGGCTGGAGCGTGCCGTCTCGCTTcaaacag CCTGGAGCTCTGCCGGAAACCGCTCAGGACAGCCCGCTGAAGAGACAACAG CTGCCAACCGAGAAGGAGGACAACCGCATGAAGAACGTTCCGGTCCCGGTGTACTGCCGTCCTCTCGTAGAGAAAGACCCCAACAGGAAG tTGTGGTGTGCAGCAGGTGTGGACCTGACGGGATGGAGGGCCAGCTGCCAGGAGTCGGAGTTAGCCAAAGCTCCGTCGGGGGGCAGCGACCCTCTGCATGCTGAGGAGAACGGAGGAGGCAGGAAGAGCAGCCACACCTCCCCAGAGAAGAGGATG tCGAAGGAGCTGCAGGAGACGGACACCATGAGCAGCAGAGTGTGGATCCTCACCAGCACCCACTCTGCCAGTAAGGTGGTGATCATCGACGCCAACCAGCCCGGCTCGCTGGTCGATCAGTTCAACGTCTGCAACGCCCACGTGCTCTGCATCTCCAGCGTGCCAG CTGCCAGTGAGAACGACTACCCCCCCGGAGAGATCGTGTTGGACCCCGGTGACGGGGGGGTCGGGGGGGCGGGCGATGACTCGGGCAGCGTGGAGGGCATGCTGGCCGGCATCACGCTGGTCGGCTGCGCCACCAACTGCAGCGTTGCCCGTAGCAACTGCTCCTCACGCACTGACACGCCCATCATGGACAAAGGACAAG cccccaccaccccccccaTGAATGGTAAGATCCACCCCGCCCAGTCGGCTGAGGAGGCGACGGAGGCCACCGAGGTCCCCGAGTCCACGGCGAGCCACGGAGAGCTGAGGTCGGGACCCCCGGGACCCTTCACTGAGCACGTCTTCACCGACCCCCCGCCCCGCCTCTCAGACGCCTCGGACag GAGCTCAGGTCAATCCAAAGAGGAATCTTCCCAGCCTTCAGAGTCTGAAGACGGGGGTGAAGACACCGGGAACTACACCAGCGTGGCCCCCACCATGTGGCTCGGGGCCCAGAACGGCTG GCTCTACGTCCACTCAGCGGTTGGAAACTGGAAGAAGTGCCTCCACTCCATCAAACTCAAAGACTCTGTGCTCAGCCTGGT ACATGTGAAAGGTCGTGTGCTGGTCGCCCTCGCTGACGGGACCCTCGCCATATTCCACAGATCAGAGG ATGGCCAGTGGGATCTGTCGAACTACCACCTGATGGACCTGGGTCGGCCTCATCACTCCATCCGCTGCATGGCTGTGGTCCACGATAAGGTTTGGTGCGGATACAAGAACAAGATCCACGTCATCCAGCCCAAGAGCATGCAGATCGAG AAGTCCTTCGACGCCCACCCTCGCAGGGAGAGTCAGGTGCGGCAGCTGGCCTGGATCGGAGACGGTGTTTGGGTCTCGATCCGCCTCGACTCCACGCTGCGTCTctaccacgcacacacacaccaacacctgCAGGACGTGGACATCGAGCCGTACGTCAGCAAGATGCTGG GTACTGGCAAACTGGGCTTCTCTTTTGTCCGCATCacggcacttctgattggtggaaATCGTCTCTGGGTAGGAACTGGAAACGGCGTGATCATCTCCATCCCACTGACGGAGA CGGTGGTCCTTCACCGGGGACAGCTCCTTGGTTTGAGGG CCAATAAGGTGTCTCCTACGTCGTCCAGCGGGGTGATCCATGTGTACGGAGACGACGGCTCTGAGAAAAGCTCCGGCAGCTTCATCCCGTACTGCTCCATGGCTCAAGCCCAGCTGTGTTTCCATGGACACCGCGATGCTGTCAAGTTCTTCGTCTCTGTGCCCG GTAATGTCCTGGCCACGCTGAACGGCAGCGTGCTGGACAGCCCGTCGGAGGGTCAGGGGTCAACAGCGCCTGCAGAGATGGAGACTCAGAGCCTTCACAACGTGCTGGTGCTGAGCGGAGGAGAGGGATACATCGACTTCCGCATAG GTGACGGCGAGGACGATGAGACGGAGGAAGGAGACGCTGCTGTTGCCGTGGCTACTGGAGCCTCGCAGGTCAAACCGGCTCTGTGTAAAGCTGAGCGCAGCCACATCATCGTGTGGCAGGTGTCCTACATCcctgagtga